A genome region from Meleagris gallopavo isolate NT-WF06-2002-E0010 breed Aviagen turkey brand Nicholas breeding stock chromosome 7, Turkey_5.1, whole genome shotgun sequence includes the following:
- the CNPPD1 gene encoding protein CNPPD1 — protein MRMGWTVPHRTHPFCYFSVLDIAVELLQKVAPSPIRRLQKKYVSHVSREACISPCSMMLALVYIERLRHRNPEYLQQISSSDLFLISMMVASKYLYDEGEEEEVFNDEWGAAGKVDVQTMNTLEMNFLSAIDWSLYTDPRELFEVLSWLEGRVAEKQGMWRGWFTYTDLCVLMEQSMWQQALGQFYQQIVKLACLLGVVYLTGFAAVFTSIAVVHRAVCMRSTSSTAIRSALIPVESGCQLNAQPALAPEQPQPKLPDVSSLGSTHCLGENETAEEPHRGDVTATALYLWHSVMTALSYVKAPDITLRKSPLQAPLRKVPTACERLNRTAPVTAPNQPGPFGLAVLLAPPTLHCHACSAAARSTWGASPNHKDWLDPLGLRQCFLHTALDLGRIKNFIFPS, from the exons atgagaatg GGATGGACTGTGCCACATAGGACTCAccctttttgttatttttctgtcctAGATAttgctgtggagctgctgcagaaagtGGCTCCCAGTCCTATCCGCAGACTCCAGAAGAAATATGTGTCTCATGTGTCTCG GGAAGCTTGTATCTCACCCTGCTCCATGATGCTGGCGCTTGTTTATATTGAGAGACTCCGGCACCGGAACCCTGAATACCTCCAGCAAATCTCATCTTCAGACCTCTTCTTGATCTCCatg ATGGTTGCAAGTAAGTACCTGTATGATGAGGGTGAGGAGGAAGAGGTATTCAATGACGagtggggagcagcagggaaagTGGATGTCCAGACCATGAACACGCTGGAGATGAACTTCCTGAGTGCCATT gacTGGAGTCTCTACACAGACCCCCGGGAGCTGTTTGAAGTGCTGAGCTGGCTGGAAGGACG CGTGGCAGAGAAGCAGGGCATGTGGCGCGGATGGTTCACCTACACGGATCTGTGTGTCCTCATGGAGCAGTCCATGTGGCAGCAAGCACTGGGCCAGTTCTACCAGCAAATAGTGAAG CTGGCCTGCCTCCTGGGTGTGGTGTACCTGACCGGCTTTGCAGCTGTCTTCACTTCCATCGCCGTTGTGCACCGGGCTGTGTGCATGAGGAGCACCAGCAGTACAGCCATCCGTTCTGCACTAATCCCTGTGGAGAGTGGCTGCCAGCTGAATGCTCAGCCAGCTCTGGCtcctgagcagccccagcccaaACTGCCTGATGTCTCCTCACTCGGCAGCACTCATTGCTTAGGGGAGAACGAGACGGCTGAGGAGCCACATCGTGGGGATGTCACAGCGACTGCGCTCTACCTGTGGCACAGTGTGATGACAGCTCTGTCCTATGTAAAGGCACCTGACATAACCCTGCGCAAGAGCCCTCTACAAGCTCCCCTTCGGAAAGTACCCACTGCCTGTGAGAGATTGAATCGAACTGCTCCTGTCACAGCCCCCAACCAGCCTGGCCCCTTTGGACTTGCTGTGCTCCTGGCCCCTCCGACGCTCCACTGCCAtgcctgctcagctgctgccaggtcCACGTGGGGTGCGTCCCCCAACCACAAGGACTGGCTAGACCCCCTGGGGCTGAGGCAGTGCTTTTTGCACACAGCCCTGGATCTTGGCAGAATCAAGaactttatttttcccagcTAG